The window GGGCTGATCGAAGCGTTTGAGTTGCTCCTGCAGTTTGAGGATTTGCGGGGCGATGGAGATGATGGTTTGAGAGGCGGAGGCCCGTGGCGCCCGATCGGGCTTTGGTTTGGGGCGCAAGTAGGCGGCGTCGATGGTGCCGTAGGCGGATAGGCGCAGCCGATCTATCGCGAGGTGGGCGTATTGGAGTTCCCAATACTCGCCTCTGAGTCGCGCTTCCAGGCTGATCGAGGTGGCGACAGGGGTGGGGGTGCCGGACGGGGCGATCATGGCTGGCAGGATGAAGCGGCCATTGGACAGTTTGACCTGCTCGATCGTGAGTCGCCCCAGCAGCAGGTGGGCGATGTCGAGTTTGGCGACCGCGAGGTCGGCGGTGAGCACGTCGGATCCCAGGTCCTGCGAATGGAACTGGGGTCTTTCGATGGTGATCCGGCCGCTGGGATGGAGACGGATGCCATCCATGCGTATGGCGAGCCCTTGCGTTCGAAGCTCGTCTCGGAGCTCTCGTATCAGAAAGTTCGGTACAGGAATGTCGTCTAGAGTCGCGACATAGGCGGCGAAGGCGGTGAGGCAGAAGAGCAGAATGACGATAGCCGAGTAGAAGCAATGGAAGGTCGCCCGGCAGGTCGTAAAGACGCTACGCCATGCGAGGCGGATCGGGCTCTTGCTCGGCTTCTTCATGCTGCGCGGGCAGCGCCTTTAGTCCGCGGCGGGTTCCGGGGCGGTATCCTCGCTCGTTTCGGCCGCGTTTTCTTCTGGCGTGGGGGACTCGTCGACGGGCAAGCTCTCGGGCTCGGCTTGGGCCTGCGATTGGTCTTGGCTTGCTTGCTCCGGCAGGGGACGGCTGCTGAAAGGCTGTTGTGGGGCGGGTCTGGCGACGCGGTCGAAAACGATCTCCGAGAAGGCGTCGATGAAGTCGATGTCGAAGCGGAAGGACAGGTCGCGGTCGGGAATCGCTCCGTAGAGCAGCGGGCCTCCGGAGGTCTCCGAGACGAGAAGTTCGATCGGCTCGGGAGCGGAGTCGGGATCGTCGTTACCGTTTCTGACGGTAGCGGTCAATTGGTAGACCCATGGCGTTTCCCGACCAGCGATATCCACTGTGGGGGTGTAGCCGCCCGGATTGAAGCTTTCGACGGTCAGGCTGGCGATCTGGGCGGCGAGGCTTCTGGCGCGTTCTGGAGCGGCGCTGTTGGCTTCGAGCGAGAAGCTGGCCAACTGCTCGGAGTTGGCGATCCTGCTGATGGTGAGGCGGCTGATGCGCTGGCCTGCTGGCAGGTCGATGATCTGGCGGTCCTTGTAGCGGTCGGGGTTGTTGTCGATGCGTTCGAAGATGTCGTTGTAGACCGAATACACGAAGTCCTTGCTCTGCCGCTTGACGAAGCTCTCCATGCGATCGTCTGGGGAGCGGTCGCCGATGAGCAGGGTTTCGGTGGCGGGCTGCGACAGCGTTTCCTCCGAGGCGTAGACGCGGTTGGAAGTGATGGTGATGGAGTATTCCGGAACCTCGAGTCCGTAGGATTCGAGGTCGGGCGCGGAGGGCGCGTCGTTGACGAAGCCGGTACCGGGCACCGCTTTCAGCTCGTTGAGCCAGAGCAGGATTTCCTCGATGATTTCGGCGTCTCCCTTTTGGGTTTGTATGCCCTGCTCCTGATGGCGCACCACCAGCTCCCAGCTGCCGTTTTCCAGCTTCTGCAGGGTGAGGGGCTGCTCGTCTCGGCGTTCGATGGTGAGGGTGGAGGCCGCGGTGACGTCCAGCTCGAAGATGCGGCGCTCCCGGAGTTTGGTCTGGGCATTGCCGAGTGTATCCAGAAAGTCGATGCGGAGTTGGAAGACGGTGGGCCGGCTTTCGCGTTTCGCGTAGCGGAAGTCGGATTCGGGCGAGATGCGCTCGCCGATTTCCAGCACTTCGCGGTTCTGGTCGGACTCGATGGCGATACGGTAGAGCGGGCTTTGCAGTCCGTAGGGCGAGAGGTCGGTGGGGTTCGATGCCACGATGGAGTCCGCTTCCAGGTTGAGGCAGCGGTTGAGCAAGGTATTGACCGCGGCGGAATCGGCTCGGGCTCGGATGGGCGTCTGAAAGTTCCAGCGATCGCCCTCCTTGGCGAACCAGGCGCGTACGTTGCGGTTGTTTTCCCTCACTTGGATGTTCCATGAGGTGACTTCGAAGACGGCGGTTTGGAAGAGGCGCGAGGAGCGCAGGCTGTCGAGCGAGACGCTGAGGCTTTCCAGCAGGCTGCGGTTGACCACCAGCACTTGGCTTTGGTCGGTGGAGAGGATGTAGAGGTTGTTGCCGATCTCGGTGGGTTTGCCGATGCCGATGGCGACGCGTTCCTTTCCGCGGCCGAGGAAGAGGGTGCTTTGGGGTGGGCGGAGGCCGTAGTCGGACATGGAGACCCCGGATTGGCTGACGATGTCGGTCTCGAAGCTGGAGATGCGCTCGAGAAAGCGCAGCTCGGTGAGGATGCGCTGCACTGCGAATTCGTTAGCGGGCCATTCGTAGGGCTCGGTGAGGAACCATTTGTTGTTTCTCAGCTGCAGGGTGATGCGCTGGCCGGTGGCGTTGTTGAGGATGCTCAGGTAGTCGAGACCGATCGCGAGGTCGCCCAGAACGTTGCTGCGGGTTTGGTCGTAGTCGTCCTCATCGATCTGATTGTCGATGTAGAAGATGTAGGTGAGCAGTCCTAGCAGTATGGCTAAAAGGGTGAGGGTGATTTTTAGGCGCATCGGCTAAATGAAAGATGAAAGAGTGAGAGCGAGAAACGGAGTTGTCCTGGCGCGTTCGCGGGAGAGTGGTCAGGGGCCTCCGTCTTCTCCTAGTTTCTGCGGGAAAGGTAGACGAGGAGGCCAAGCAGGCCGACGATGGCGGGCGGGCCGAACCAGATGAGATAGCGCACGAGGTGGAGCTGTTCCAAGGAGAGGTCGAGTTTGACCTTTCGGATGGGGCGCGGGGGGATGTTGAGCCGCGTGAAGCGGTCGATGGAGTAGTTGATGGCGTTGAGGATCAGGTAGAGGTTGCCCGATGATTGAATCCGCTGGTTGGATACGAAGTTGGAGGTCCCGATCACGGTGACCTTTCCGCCGGGCAGAGAGATGCCGAGGGAGGAGTCGACCTGCTGCTCGGAAATCGCGGCGATCTTGACCGGCCCCGGGATGTCGATGCTCGGGTCGAAGGTCGCCGGTCCGGGTTTGCGGTATTGTCGATCGGCCCAGCTGTTGTCCGATGTGATCAGCAGTTCGGTGACCGCGAGGGAATCGTCGAGCGGGCGACCTGGATCCTCGCGCACCGAGATGGCGCGATCGGTGATGACGCGAATGTTCAGGTTGTAGAGCGAACTGGTGACCGGGTGGTCCGCGAAGCGTCGGATGATGAGGTCGCCCCCGTTTATGATGTAGGCCGGGTCCCTCTCCACCACTAGGGCGTCCTCCACTAGCAGCCCCCAATTGTAGAGAAGGTCGTCGAGTCCGTGCTCGTGCCCGGGCTCGAGCAGGATCAGCACGCGGCCGGCTCGCTTGTCGAGGTAGTTCTGCAGCAGCAGCTGCTCCTGGGGAAGAAAGCGGGCCTTGGGGGAGGCGATCAGGAGCATGGAAGCGTCCTCCGGGATGCGTTCGGCGGTGCTGAGGTCGATGGGGCGGGTGGCGAAGTTGCGGGATTTGAGCTCGTTGAAGAGGGCGGAGGCGCCGCTTTCCTGTCCGACGTCGTTCGGCGCCAGCTCGCCGTGACCGGTGGTGACGTAGATGACCGGTTCGCTGCTTTCCACGATCTCCAGGATGGAGCGGGTGAAGACGTTTTCGCCTAGGAATTCGCGCAGCTCGGAGTCCTGCAGCTTGTAGAGTTCGTTGATGCGGACCTGTCGCTGCCGATTTCCCGTCTTGAAGACGATGACGTTCGGATCGTCGATGCCTAGGGCTCGAGCTCGGCTGGTCTGGCTGTAGATGTTGAGGTATTCGACGGTGACGCGGTTTTCGCCCTGGTTTCGCGTGGCGTATTCATACTCCCGCAGCAGCAGGCGCACGTCCTTAAGGATATCGGAGAGGCCGGGATCGTCGGAGTTTTCCGGGATGGTGACGATGGCTTGAATGGGCTGGTCGAGCTGCTGGAGGTAGGCTCGCGTTTCCGGGGAGAGGGAGTAGATGTTTCCTTTGGTCAGATCGATGCGCTGGTAGGTGCGCATGCCGATGTAGTTGACGGCGATCAGGATGAGAAAGACGAGGGCAACCTGGACGATCGCTTGGAGGCGGTCTGAAATGCGGTTGTTCTGAAAGGAGTCCATTTAGGAATGGTGAAATCTTAGGCTGCGTGGCGCGTGCGGTCCGCTTAGGACAGACCGTCCTTGTACTCCACCATGAGAATGGCGAGGAAGAGGAACGCTAGGGACGAAGTGATGTAGAGCACTACGGCGCGGGTGTCGATGATGCCGGCGGAGAAGTCGCTCATGTGCTGCAGGGCGTTGGTGTGATCGGCGAGCTGGCGAATCCAAAGGTGCTGTCCGGGAGCGATGGTGGTGAGGTCGGAAATGTTGCTGCCGATGACGATGAAGCCGAACACCAGAGAGAATCCCAGTATGCCTGCCACCAGCTGGCTGCTGGTGAGCGAGCTGGCGAAGATGCCGAGGGCCAGGAAGAGGGCTCCGCTGAGAAAGATGAAACCGTATCCGCCGATCAGCGGATAGGGGTCGATGATGGTGTCCTGTTGAGCGAAGGTGAAGAAGATGATGTGGAAGGTCCCGGTGATCAGCCAAAGCGTGCAGTAGTAGAGGTAGCTGGCGGAAAACTTGGCAAGCACCACCTCGGTGATGGTGACCGGCGTGGTGAGCAGGCTTTCGATGGTGCCGCTGCTGCGCTCGTCCGCCATGCTTCTCATGGTGAGGAGAGGGACCATGAAGAAGACCGGGATGAAAAACATCTGGAAGAAGAGCACGCTAGGCGTCTCGTCCTGCGGGTCGGAGGAGTAGAGGGTGAGCATGTATTGGAACATGAAGCCCATCACCAACAGAAACAGGAAGGCCGCGATGTAGGTGCTGGGGTTGATGAGCAACCGCCAGATCTCGCTGCGTAGAAGTGTGAAATAATGGCGCACGGGAAATTTGTTTAACCACGGAGGGCGCGGAGAAGCTCGGATGCTTCTGGCGATGTGGATAGGGTGAAAGGTTTCATTCTCATCGAGCGTCGCGCGGCTCCTGCGGGCGTATTTCGTCGGTACGGTCTTCCGCGGCTCGAGGCATCGGGTTCGCGATCCCTTCGTCCACTTCCTCCCAGCTGCGGCGGGTGGCGGCCAGGAAGACGTTTTCCAGGGGCGCGGCCCGTTTTCGCAAGGAACGGATGCGTAGGGAGTCGTGGTGGGAGAGGCAGCGGAAAAGCTCCTCTCCGTAGTCGCAGTTGCCTTTGATGCGCAGGTCGATGGTGGCGAAGCCGTTCGCGTCGGCGGCTTTGGTGGTATCGATCGCCAGGTCGGGAGCCTCCAGGTCTTCCAAGGCCTTTTCGAGCTCCGAGAGCTCGCCGTTGAGCTCGATTTCGTAGGAGGTGGAGTCGATGAAGGTGGTCCGCAGCTCCTCGGGCGTGCCTTGACCCACGATCTTGCCGCCGTTGATGATGATGATCTGGTCGCAGGTCATTTCGATCTCAGGCAGAATATGGCTGGAAATGATGACCGTCATGCGTCCGCGAAGCTTGGCGATGAGGTCGCGGATGAGGATGACCTGATGCGGGTCGAGCCCGATGGTCGGCTCGTCCATGATGATGACCTCCGGATCCGCCAGGATGGCGTCCGCGATGCCCACGCGCTGGCGGAAGCCCTTGGAGAGCTTGCCGATGATGCGGTCCTGAGCCCGGGCCAGGTCGCAGCGCTCCAGGGCGGCGTCGACCGCACGGCGGCGCTTGGAGAAGGGGATCTCCTTCATCTTGGCCCGCCATTTCAGGTACTCGCGCACGCGAAGCTCGTGCGGCAGCGGGTTGTTTTCCGGCATGTAGCCGATGCGGCGCTTGATCTCGTGCGGGTGGCTGGCCACGGGAATGCCGCAGATGCGTGCGGAGCCCGAGCTCGCCCGCGTGTAGCCGGTGAGGATGCGCATGGTAGTGCTTTTCCCCGCCCCGTTGGGTCCGAGAAAGCCGACGATCTGGCCTTTGCCGACTTCGAAGCTGATGCCATTCACTGCGTCGACCTTGCCGAATCGCTTGTGGAGTTTCTCGACTTCGATTGTGTTGTTTCGGGAGTCCAATTGATCGCTCGGTTTCGTGATGCTACGAGAGGAGACATTGAAAGACGGGCTTTTATCCCTCCGCAATCTCAATATCGTTGAATGGGATGGATTTGCGTAGGTGATGCGGCTCGGGGCGAAATCTACCGAGACAGCTGCTGACGCAGGCGAGACGGATGATTGGTGGTGAGCGAGGCGGCGCCCAGGGCGATCCACCGCCTGGCGAGATCCGGATCGTCGACGGTCCAGACGTGCAAGTCGATGCCGGCCTTCCGCAGCCCCTGGGCGAAGCTTCGGGAGGGCAAGGGCAGGGCGGACAGGCCTACGCCGCTGGCTCCGCAGCTTCGGACGGTGTCGATCACGAAGGGCAGGGCTTCCCGATCAGGCGGCTGGCAAAACTCGTGCAGCCAGCGGACCTCGATTTGGGGACGCCGTCCTTTGAGCTCCGCCAAGGCGTTGGCTTGGAAGGACATGAAGGTGAGCTGCGATAGATCGACCGGGCGCTGGTCCAGTTCCGCCAGCAGCGGTTCCACGATTTTCGATCCAGTCTTGAGCTCCAGCAAGGCGGATTTGCCCGGCGGTACGAGGTCGAGAAACTCCGTCAGGCTCGGAATGCGGGCTCCGGCGAAGGCCTCCGATTTCCAGCTTCCGCAGTCGAGTCCTCGCAGGGTGGCGAAATCGGTGCGCTCGATGGGAAGGGATTTGTCGGAAACGCGTCCCGTATCCTCGTCGTGAATGCAGACCACCCGCTGGTCGGCGGTCAGATGAAAGTCGCCTTCGATGGCGTCGGCGCCTTCGTCCCATGCCAGCTGAAAAGCGGGCAGGGTGTTTTCCGGCGCTTCGCCGGAGGCGCCTCGATGGGCTACGATCTGGAAGGGTGGGTGGCGAATTGGCGGCAGTGGATTCCCTCGCAACAGCGAAGGGGGGCTCAGGCTTTGCGGGCTTGGTAGAGACGGTAGGCGGCCCGCTTGGCTCCCTCGTAGACCTTGGCTGGGATTTCCTGGGTGACGAAGCCCGCCTTTTTGAGCTTCAGGGCGAATCGCTCGTCGGGACCGGCCGACCAGAAGATGGCTTGTCCGTTCGGCTTGAGGCTCGCCTTGAGCTGCCGTAGGCCGGAGGGGGAGTAGAGGGAGGCGTTTCCGCTGGCGACCATGGGCGCCGGGCCATTGTCGACATCGAGCAGAATGCAATCGTAGGTGGCAGGGGCCGCTTTGCGGATGACCGGGGCCACGTCTCCTGTTTCCACCCGCACCCGCGGGTCGTCCAGGCAGCGCCCGTTGAGGGACTTCAGGTGCTGGCGGTTCCACTCGATGACCTCGGGAGCGAGCTCCCAAACCTCGATCTGGCTTTCGCTCGGGGCGGCCTCCAGCAGCGCTCGCAAGGTGAAGCCCAGACCCAAGCCGCCGACGAGGGTACGACTCGGCTCGGCGGCGGGCAGGCCGGCTGCTCCCAGCTGTCCTAGCAGGACTTCCGAGGCGGAAGCCTTGGAGTGCATGAGCTCTTGGCCACGGTAGTTGATGGAGTAGGCCCCGTCCTGTTCGTAGAGGGCTAGGATGTTTCCCGATTCGAGGGAGGTTTCGGCGAGTTTGATGCGAGGTTTCACGATGCGGGTTGCGATGCGGGTGGCGGGAGCGGGGCTGGGGCGAGGCGTTAGCGAACGAAGGGAAGCTCGATGCGCATGGTGGTGCCATGTTCGCTTGTATCCGTGACGCTGATATCGCCGTGGTGAGAGCGCAGGATGCGTTTGACGATGGAAAGCCCCAGGCCTGTGCCCTCGGCTTTTCCGGTGAGGAAGGAGTCGAAGATGCGGGCGACTAGGTTCTCGGGGATGCCGGAGCCTGTGTCCTCGATGTAGAGGGCGACCACCGATCGCCTTTCGATCTGCTCCACTTTTGTAGTGATAGTGAGGATACCGCCCTTGGGCATGGCGTCAGTGGCGTTGATGATGAGGTTCAGCAGGACCTGCTGCAGCTGGCCTTTGTTGCCATTCACTCGGGCCTTGCGCGAGCTGGCATGGTGCCTGAGGTCGATCTTGAGCTGTCCCATCTTGTGTCGCACCAGCAAGCAGGTGTCGGCGATCAGGTCGTCGATGTCCCAGTGCGTGAAAATCCCCTCTGGGGCCTTGCCGAAGGAGAGCACCTTGCTGACGATTTCTTCCAGGTGGTCGATCTTTTCTCGGATGACTTGTTTGTCCTTGTTGCGCGGATCGCTCTCCGGGTATTGCAGGTCGAGCGAGCTGAAGAGAAGCTTGATCACGGTGAGCGGATTTCGGATCTCGTGGGCGATCTCCGCTGAGAGCAGTCCTAGGGTGGTGAGGCGTTCGCTTTTGCGCAGGCGCTCCTCGCTATTAAACACGCGCGAGTAGAGCTCGGCGTTCTGGGCGGCCACGGCAGCTAGGCTGGCGAAGGCCTGGAGGAGGCGTCGCTCGCTGTTTGCGAAGCGGTGTCGTTCCCGAGTGAATACGTTTATGATGCCGATCACCTTGCCCTCGTAGATCATCGGAGTGGAGAGGCAGGAGGTGACCTCGGAATCGTGCGGCACGTCATGCAAGTCCCGGTAGTCAGGCGTGGTGATGTTGGAGAACTCCACTTGCCGTTTGGTTCGAATGGCGGAGCCAGCGAGGCTTTCGGTCACTGCGATGTCGCCCACCATGTCCAAGAATTCCAGGTTTTCGGGGAAAACGGTCTGCAGGCTGACCTTCTTCTCCTTCGACTCGTACAGCTGCAGCGTGCAGAGGCCAGCCCCCGTCAGTTGGTGGGCCGCTTCGGTCACGGTTTGCCAAAGGCTTTGTATTTCAAATTTAGATACAATGCTTTGTCCGACTTCGATCAAGGCGTTGAGCTGGCTGGACTGCATGACCAGCTGGCGTTTTCGCCAGACGCTTTGCAGCACGCGCGATGCCTCGTTGGCGATATGGACCAGGTTGTCGAGGTCGTCTTCCGTGAACCCGTCGACGTGATCGCGGTCCACGTTGAGGGCTCCGATGATCTGGCCGCCTGCGATCATCGGGGCGGCGATCTTGGAACGCACGCCTTCGATGAGCTTCACGTAGCGCGGATCGGTCTCGACGTCGTTGCAAAGAATCGGCTCCCCGTTGAACGCGGCTCGTCCGGAGATGCCTTTTCCCGGATGGATGGCCAGTTCGGGAAGGTTGGGCGGGTACCCGAGAGCGTAGTCGATCTCCAGCAGGCTCGTATTTGGATTTATGAGACAGATAGCCGCGGCGTGCGGATCGTAGAGCCGCTGGAGCTCTTCGATGATGACGATGTAGGCGTCGCGCGGAGTGTTGGCGCTGCTCGCCGCTTGGCTGATGCGGTAGAGCGCCAGCAGGGTGTTCGGATTTTCGCTGAGACGTTGCAAGGCGGGTAGTCGAATGGTGGGTTTGGAAAGGGAAAGGGGATCAGCCGATCTTGGAATAGACGCCGCCGCCGAGCAGGGTCGGTCCGTCGTAGAAGGCGATGATTTGTCCAAGGGCGAGGGCGCGCTGGGGCTCCTCGAAGGCGACTTCGACATGGTCGTCGCTCGTTCGGCGGTAGTTGATTTTCACCCGCGGATCGCGGTAGCGCACCTTGGCTTCGATGCTGCAGTCCTGAGGGATGG of the Pelagicoccus sp. SDUM812003 genome contains:
- a CDS encoding DUF4340 domain-containing protein, with protein sequence MRLKITLTLLAILLGLLTYIFYIDNQIDEDDYDQTRSNVLGDLAIGLDYLSILNNATGQRITLQLRNNKWFLTEPYEWPANEFAVQRILTELRFLERISSFETDIVSQSGVSMSDYGLRPPQSTLFLGRGKERVAIGIGKPTEIGNNLYILSTDQSQVLVVNRSLLESLSVSLDSLRSSRLFQTAVFEVTSWNIQVRENNRNVRAWFAKEGDRWNFQTPIRARADSAAVNTLLNRCLNLEADSIVASNPTDLSPYGLQSPLYRIAIESDQNREVLEIGERISPESDFRYAKRESRPTVFQLRIDFLDTLGNAQTKLRERRIFELDVTAASTLTIERRDEQPLTLQKLENGSWELVVRHQEQGIQTQKGDAEIIEEILLWLNELKAVPGTGFVNDAPSAPDLESYGLEVPEYSITITSNRVYASEETLSQPATETLLIGDRSPDDRMESFVKRQSKDFVYSVYNDIFERIDNNPDRYKDRQIIDLPAGQRISRLTISRIANSEQLASFSLEANSAAPERARSLAAQIASLTVESFNPGGYTPTVDIAGRETPWVYQLTATVRNGNDDPDSAPEPIELLVSETSGGPLLYGAIPDRDLSFRFDIDFIDAFSEIVFDRVARPAPQQPFSSRPLPEQASQDQSQAQAEPESLPVDESPTPEENAAETSEDTAPEPAAD
- a CDS encoding GldG family protein; the protein is MDSFQNNRISDRLQAIVQVALVFLILIAVNYIGMRTYQRIDLTKGNIYSLSPETRAYLQQLDQPIQAIVTIPENSDDPGLSDILKDVRLLLREYEYATRNQGENRVTVEYLNIYSQTSRARALGIDDPNVIVFKTGNRQRQVRINELYKLQDSELREFLGENVFTRSILEIVESSEPVIYVTTGHGELAPNDVGQESGASALFNELKSRNFATRPIDLSTAERIPEDASMLLIASPKARFLPQEQLLLQNYLDKRAGRVLILLEPGHEHGLDDLLYNWGLLVEDALVVERDPAYIINGGDLIIRRFADHPVTSSLYNLNIRVITDRAISVREDPGRPLDDSLAVTELLITSDNSWADRQYRKPGPATFDPSIDIPGPVKIAAISEQQVDSSLGISLPGGKVTVIGTSNFVSNQRIQSSGNLYLILNAINYSIDRFTRLNIPPRPIRKVKLDLSLEQLHLVRYLIWFGPPAIVGLLGLLVYLSRRN
- a CDS encoding ABC transporter permease, which codes for MRHYFTLLRSEIWRLLINPSTYIAAFLFLLVMGFMFQYMLTLYSSDPQDETPSVLFFQMFFIPVFFMVPLLTMRSMADERSSGTIESLLTTPVTITEVVLAKFSASYLYYCTLWLITGTFHIIFFTFAQQDTIIDPYPLIGGYGFIFLSGALFLALGIFASSLTSSQLVAGILGFSLVFGFIVIGSNISDLTTIAPGQHLWIRQLADHTNALQHMSDFSAGIIDTRAVVLYITSSLAFLFLAILMVEYKDGLS
- a CDS encoding ABC transporter ATP-binding protein, yielding MDSRNNTIEVEKLHKRFGKVDAVNGISFEVGKGQIVGFLGPNGAGKSTTMRILTGYTRASSGSARICGIPVASHPHEIKRRIGYMPENNPLPHELRVREYLKWRAKMKEIPFSKRRRAVDAALERCDLARAQDRIIGKLSKGFRQRVGIADAILADPEVIIMDEPTIGLDPHQVILIRDLIAKLRGRMTVIISSHILPEIEMTCDQIIIINGGKIVGQGTPEELRTTFIDSTSYEIELNGELSELEKALEDLEAPDLAIDTTKAADANGFATIDLRIKGNCDYGEELFRCLSHHDSLRIRSLRKRAAPLENVFLAATRRSWEEVDEGIANPMPRAAEDRTDEIRPQEPRDAR
- a CDS encoding glycerophosphodiester phosphodiesterase — protein: MRGNPLPPIRHPPFQIVAHRGASGEAPENTLPAFQLAWDEGADAIEGDFHLTADQRVVCIHDEDTGRVSDKSLPIERTDFATLRGLDCGSWKSEAFAGARIPSLTEFLDLVPPGKSALLELKTGSKIVEPLLAELDQRPVDLSQLTFMSFQANALAELKGRRPQIEVRWLHEFCQPPDREALPFVIDTVRSCGASGVGLSALPLPSRSFAQGLRKAGIDLHVWTVDDPDLARRWIALGAASLTTNHPSRLRQQLSR
- a CDS encoding spermine synthase — its product is MKPRIKLAETSLESGNILALYEQDGAYSINYRGQELMHSKASASEVLLGQLGAAGLPAAEPSRTLVGGLGLGFTLRALLEAAPSESQIEVWELAPEVIEWNRQHLKSLNGRCLDDPRVRVETGDVAPVIRKAAPATYDCILLDVDNGPAPMVASGNASLYSPSGLRQLKASLKPNGQAIFWSAGPDERFALKLKKAGFVTQEIPAKVYEGAKRAAYRLYQARKA
- a CDS encoding GAF domain-containing protein, translated to MQRLSENPNTLLALYRISQAASSANTPRDAYIVIIEELQRLYDPHAAAICLINPNTSLLEIDYALGYPPNLPELAIHPGKGISGRAAFNGEPILCNDVETDPRYVKLIEGVRSKIAAPMIAGGQIIGALNVDRDHVDGFTEDDLDNLVHIANEASRVLQSVWRKRQLVMQSSQLNALIEVGQSIVSKFEIQSLWQTVTEAAHQLTGAGLCTLQLYESKEKKVSLQTVFPENLEFLDMVGDIAVTESLAGSAIRTKRQVEFSNITTPDYRDLHDVPHDSEVTSCLSTPMIYEGKVIGIINVFTRERHRFANSERRLLQAFASLAAVAAQNAELYSRVFNSEERLRKSERLTTLGLLSAEIAHEIRNPLTVIKLLFSSLDLQYPESDPRNKDKQVIREKIDHLEEIVSKVLSFGKAPEGIFTHWDIDDLIADTCLLVRHKMGQLKIDLRHHASSRKARVNGNKGQLQQVLLNLIINATDAMPKGGILTITTKVEQIERRSVVALYIEDTGSGIPENLVARIFDSFLTGKAEGTGLGLSIVKRILRSHHGDISVTDTSEHGTTMRIELPFVR